A region of Etheostoma cragini isolate CJK2018 chromosome 2, CSU_Ecrag_1.0, whole genome shotgun sequence DNA encodes the following proteins:
- the LOC117955482 gene encoding early growth response protein 1-B, which produces MLNNMDLNAKDSFYPQFENCNSSSLGMENSVRKDNQEVYVDAERGVPAQFGHEGTPATLKTEASNSEFAFNPCECPKDNYTPSSLAYSGSFYVEASQGAPCSTETLLNMITEIVGISTLPLSEMQHSDNSRGTYPSPAPMDSSSGNFGDPGIKRQSYTCSGPTPPVYPPDQTCPRYADDQAGSQAQDPSTSQLSFSSSRASNQKKDEPKSEAASFPVVVKNEFESSCYEWGTFNKSGCLETSFQIETFPMSSDFPPDQQMDVKELLDTFPPLCPNPEMEFKVEGGIKQEPCFSDTCSQSFSSPLYNNYLPPPPMGLSSNLKPFPEPPQPSNQCDSLYTSPALPSTIDSILYSSLLPDSFAQSYTTRATKPPRARKSPAASHGPAKEKPFTCPMESCDRRFSRSDELNRHIRIHTGHKPFQCRICLRSFSRSDHLTTHTRTHTGEKPFSCDVCGKRFARSDERKRHGRVHLKQKEKMEIKPQVTTGAWTFTLPEGI; this is translated from the exons ATGTTGAACAATATGGATTTGAATGCGAAAGATTCTTTTTACCCTCAGTTTGAGAATTGCAACAGTTCTTCCCTGGGAATGGAAAACAGCGTGCGGAAAGATAACCAGGAGGTGTATGTCGATGCGGAGCGGGGGGTACCTGCCCAGTTTGGCCATG AAGGAACCCCTGCAACCCTCAAAACCGAAGCCTCCAACTCGGAATTTGCTTTTAACCCCTGCGAGTGTCCAAAAGACAACTACACCCCCTCATCGCTCGCCTACTCTGGCAGTTTCTATGTTGAGGCATCTCAGGGAGCGCCGTGCAGCACCGAAACACTTCTCAATATGATCACTGAGATTGTGGGTATATCCACACTGCCACTTTCAGAAATGCAACACAGCGATAACAGTCGAGGAACTTATCCATCGCCTGCTCCGATGGACAGCAGCAGTGGCAATTTTGGAGACCCCGGCATCAAGAGGCAATCCTACACCTGCTCCGGACCTACCCCCCCTGTTTACCCTCCAGATCAGACATGCCCAAGGTATGCTGATGATCAGGCCGGCAGCCAGGCCCAAGACCCGTCCACTTCCCAGCTGAGCTTCAGCTCCTCTCGAGCTTCAAACCAGAAAAAGGATGAACCAAAGTCAGAGGCCGCTTCTTTTCCTGTCGTGGTCAAGAATGAATTTGAAAGCAGCTGCTACGAGTGGGGAACTTTTAACAAATCCGGCTGTTTGGAGACGAGTTTCCAGATAGAAACCTTCCCAATGTCAAGCGATTTCCCCCCTGACCAGCAGATGGACGTTAAGGAACTCTTAGACACATTTCCCCCACTGTGTCCCAACCCAGAGATGGAGTTTAAAGTGGAGGGGGGTATTAAACAGGAACCGTGTTTCTCTGACACCTGTTCTCAGAGCTTCTCCAGCCCCCTGTACAATAATTACCTCCCACCACCTCCGATGGGCCTCTCCTCTAACCTGAAACCCTTCCCCGAACCTCCACAGCCATCTAATCAGTGCGACTCCTTATACACATCACCAGCTTTACCGAGCACGATAGACTCCATCCTGTACTCTTCCTTGTTGCCAGATTCTTTCGCCCAGAGTTACACCACCCGCGCGACGAAACCCCCCAGGGCCAGAAAGAGCCCCGCTGCCTCTCACGGCCCAGCCAAAGAGAAACCTTTCACCTGCCCCATGGAGAGCTGCGACCGGCGCTTCTCCCGATCAGATGAGCTCAACCGGCACATCCGCATCCACACGGGCCACAAACCTTTCCAGTGCCGCATCTGTTTGCGCAGTTTCAGCCGTAGCGATCACCTTACCACCCACACCAGGACTCACACCGGAGAGAAGCCGTTTTCCTGCGACGTGTGCGGCAAACGGTTCGCCCGGAGCGACGAGAGAAAACGGCACGGACGCGTACACCTGAAACAGaaggagaaaatggaaataaagcCACAGGTGACCACCGGTGCGTGGACTTTCACTCTTCCCGAGGGAATTTGA